In a single window of the Flavobacterium sp. W4I14 genome:
- a CDS encoding hypothetical protein (product_source=Hypo-rule applied; cath_funfam=2.80.10.50; pfam=PF14200; smart=SM00458; superfamily=50370; transmembrane_helix_parts=Inside_1_4,TMhelix_5_24,Outside_25_358), producing MKTKSFTLPSAGILMLVFVLFFGSCRKNDLPGPDSKDQLSVKAKLSAIPPNETPLSITNGTFYIVNRKSGKTLDVGGFQTADGSNVSQYGGTGGTNQKWSLTLLSGGYYSVIGVHSAKGLQVDQAGTADGDNVNISTYSGATNQQWQFTSLGNGYYRIINRNSGKDLEVANQSIVDGANVAQWASTGGENQQWSLLTVNAGGQLNWTLNSTGVPADVVARITSAMNDACARYNAGANWPARTLTVQYNTGVPTADGSTNGNIRFGANTSYQNVRTAMHEIAHTYGVGLSSGWTSNTGTGDFLGANTVALVKIFDGTSGVIHTGGGHFWPYGLNYDNEWSETNAFRHVKLVFAMRSDGM from the coding sequence ATGAAAACAAAATCATTTACTTTACCCTCAGCCGGCATATTGATGCTCGTATTTGTTTTATTTTTTGGCAGTTGCAGAAAAAACGATCTTCCGGGTCCAGACAGCAAGGATCAGCTTTCGGTGAAGGCAAAACTGAGTGCAATACCACCAAACGAAACCCCACTGTCTATAACCAATGGCACCTTTTATATCGTGAACCGCAAAAGCGGAAAAACACTCGATGTTGGTGGTTTTCAGACTGCTGACGGCTCGAATGTTTCCCAATATGGCGGTACAGGCGGAACAAATCAAAAATGGAGTTTGACCCTGCTTTCCGGTGGTTACTATTCGGTTATTGGTGTCCATAGCGCCAAAGGACTTCAGGTAGACCAGGCGGGAACAGCTGATGGGGATAATGTGAACATATCTACCTATTCGGGCGCTACAAACCAGCAATGGCAATTTACCTCATTGGGCAACGGGTATTACCGCATTATTAACCGAAACAGTGGTAAGGACCTTGAAGTTGCCAACCAGTCAATCGTTGATGGTGCCAATGTTGCGCAATGGGCTTCCACGGGTGGAGAAAACCAACAGTGGTCTTTGTTAACGGTCAATGCAGGCGGTCAACTAAATTGGACGCTTAACAGTACGGGCGTACCGGCTGATGTAGTCGCCCGAATTACCAGCGCCATGAATGACGCCTGTGCAAGATATAACGCTGGCGCCAATTGGCCCGCCCGCACACTTACCGTACAATATAACACAGGTGTGCCCACAGCTGATGGCAGTACAAACGGAAACATACGTTTTGGTGCAAATACCAGTTACCAGAATGTGCGTACGGCAATGCACGAAATTGCCCACACCTATGGCGTGGGCTTAAGCAGCGGATGGACATCAAATACTGGCACGGGCGATTTCTTGGGCGCAAACACAGTTGCACTTGTTAAAATTTTTGATGGCACTAGTGGCGTAATACATACCGGAGGCGGGCATTTTTGGCCTTACGGTTTAAACTATGACAATGAATGGAGTGAAACAAATGCCTTCAGACATGTAAAATTAGTTTTTGCAATGCGATCAGACGGGATGTAG
- a CDS encoding hypothetical protein (product_source=Hypo-rule applied), which yields MTHIFFCPEAHPCLGSPPPMGLFLFAVKKKQKTPAENFSFKASGVAGPVEPEKFVRPDLSRTGIPCYGLAGWKCDSG from the coding sequence ATGACGCATATCTTTTTTTGCCCAGAGGCTCATCCTTGCCTCGGCTCGCCGCCGCCGATGGGGCTCTTTCTTTTTGCTGTCAAAAAGAAACAAAAAACACCGGCTGAAAATTTTTCTTTCAAAGCTAGTGGGGTGGCTGGGCCTGTGGAGCCCGAAAAATTTGTTAGGCCGGATTTAAGTAGAACGGGGATACCGTGCTATGGCCTAGCTGGATGGAAATGCGATAGCGGCTAA
- a CDS encoding signal transduction histidine kinase/ligand-binding sensor domain-containing protein/DNA-binding response OmpR family regulator (product_source=COG0642/COG3292/COG0745; cath_funfam=1.10.10.60,1.10.287.130,3.30.565.10,3.40.50.2300; cog=COG0642,COG0745,COG3292; pfam=PF00072,PF00512,PF02518,PF07494,PF07495,PF12833; smart=SM00060,SM00342,SM00387,SM00388,SM00448; superfamily=46689,49265,52172,55874,63829): MDDQKGNLWVIYTNGVLDKFNLKERRVTNRYFAINKRFADQVSDFHLSHDSEGNIFIYNISNPFGLYYLNEKSNTFRYFGKKSDHSGLSSNNVTSIIEGDDGNIWIATDHGGINILNKLTNKISYILSKEDDPRGLTQNSIVDLYKDNNGIIWIGTFKKGICYYHKSIFKFPRNQYLTGKNAIYKDVNSFVEDSKGNLWIGTNGTGLLYLNRSTGEITVYRNNPANNNSLSSDIVVSLYIDHSGLLWIGTYLGGLNSFDGTKFTHYKHTTDPSSLSDNRIYALLEDSSNRLWVGTLSNGLDLFDRNTKTFRHFNSTVKNTLNSNIINCLYEDKLKRIWIGTTRGVSMLDTKTFEFTNLINNSKDPNSLVSGNVHSIIEDGRGWMWIGTREGISIYNPATKNFNNLSEEVGLPESAVLDLLEDENHHIWYSSQKGLYKISVVAEGGNYRFIYSKYNEADGLQGPTFNMNAAYKTKAGELIFGGANGFSIFRAGQITKEQYPSMLVITGLEMFNHNIQVGESINGHIILPKTITELENLTFTYKENIFSLEFALLNYINHSKITYKYNLEGFDKHWLTVPAEMRKATFTNLDPGNYTFHVKAFNGNDPIPLAESHLKITILPPFWRTTWAYMLYVLAIGFSLLFIRNRGIKKLRQEFALEQERVQARQLQEQERIQALQLRQQDRKEAERLRELDLLKIKFLTNLSHEFRTPISLILAPVDKLLTETKETGRYGQLAMIKRNGKRLLNLVNQLLDFRKMEEQELQLHKSDGEIVSFIKDATDSFYDLAERKQIKFAFKSAVENLYVSFDHDKIERILFNLLSNAFKFTPSAGTISVELQKLPQEAEDGWVSLEIKVIDSGIGIPKDRQEMIFERFFQNETSSSILNQGSGIGLSITKEFVKMHGGEILVESEPGLETCFTVRLKLASGSISVQEQNDVKNAELPYAESNETIKSIPLTKSNEHVYDGLITTEKQLCSNEKKDENESSEIDTRTTNVPLVLLIEDNEDFRFYLKDNLRSFYKIVEAPNGKEGWQKALALHPHLIVSDINMPEMNGTELCKKLKGDDRTKHIPIILLTALTAEEEQLKGLETGANDYMTKPFNFEILHSKIKNLLTLHQTFKKTYSRQVSIQAPEIEIESTDVKFLNEVLPYIDANLDKPELSVEDLSKHMRMSRVSLYRKCLQVMGKTPVDFIRSVKLERAAVLLEKSDKTVSEICYMVGFSAPNYFAKSFKAKYNVAPSEYMAEKRKANKDKDL, encoded by the coding sequence TTGGATGACCAGAAGGGTAATTTGTGGGTTATTTACACCAACGGCGTTCTTGATAAGTTTAACCTGAAAGAACGGCGGGTAACAAATAGATATTTTGCAATAAACAAACGTTTCGCAGATCAGGTAAGTGATTTCCACCTTAGCCACGATTCGGAAGGCAATATATTTATTTATAATATAAGTAACCCTTTCGGCTTGTATTATCTTAATGAAAAAAGTAACACCTTCCGTTATTTTGGAAAAAAATCGGATCATTCAGGTCTGAGTTCGAATAATGTAACCTCCATTATAGAGGGAGATGATGGAAATATCTGGATCGCGACCGATCATGGTGGAATTAATATCTTAAATAAGCTAACCAACAAAATAAGTTATATTTTAAGTAAAGAAGATGACCCCAGGGGATTAACGCAGAACAGCATTGTCGACTTATACAAAGACAATAACGGAATAATCTGGATTGGCACCTTTAAAAAAGGAATCTGTTACTATCATAAAAGCATTTTTAAGTTTCCGCGAAATCAGTATTTAACAGGGAAAAACGCGATATATAAAGACGTTAATTCATTTGTGGAAGACAGTAAGGGAAATTTGTGGATTGGAACAAATGGTACTGGTTTGCTGTATTTAAACAGAAGCACCGGTGAAATTACAGTATATCGTAATAATCCTGCCAACAATAATTCTTTAAGTAGTGATATTGTTGTGAGCCTTTACATCGATCATTCGGGCCTTTTATGGATTGGAACCTATTTAGGTGGGCTTAATTCTTTTGACGGGACTAAATTTACCCATTATAAACATACTACAGATCCTTCCAGCCTTTCTGATAATCGCATTTATGCGCTGTTAGAAGATTCATCCAACAGGCTTTGGGTTGGTACTTTAAGTAATGGATTGGACCTGTTTGACCGGAATACCAAAACCTTCAGGCACTTTAATTCGACAGTTAAAAACACACTAAATTCTAATATCATTAATTGTTTATATGAAGATAAACTTAAAAGGATCTGGATTGGCACTACCCGTGGAGTTAGCATGCTGGATACTAAAACCTTTGAATTTACCAATTTAATTAATAACAGTAAGGATCCGAATAGCCTGGTATCTGGTAATGTACATTCCATTATCGAAGATGGCAGAGGGTGGATGTGGATAGGCACCCGTGAAGGTATAAGTATATATAATCCCGCAACAAAAAACTTTAATAATTTAAGCGAGGAAGTCGGGCTGCCCGAAAGTGCTGTTTTGGATTTGCTTGAAGACGAAAATCATCATATTTGGTATAGTTCGCAAAAAGGCCTTTACAAGATTTCAGTAGTTGCTGAAGGAGGAAATTATAGATTCATATACAGCAAATATAATGAGGCCGACGGATTGCAAGGGCCCACATTTAATATGAATGCTGCATACAAAACAAAAGCTGGTGAACTGATTTTTGGAGGGGCAAACGGCTTCAGCATTTTTAGGGCGGGCCAAATTACTAAGGAGCAGTATCCTTCAATGCTGGTAATAACGGGCTTAGAAATGTTTAACCATAATATACAGGTTGGTGAAAGTATTAACGGTCATATTATTTTGCCAAAAACAATAACAGAACTTGAAAATTTAACCTTTACCTATAAAGAAAACATCTTTTCACTCGAATTTGCATTGCTCAATTATATTAATCACAGCAAAATAACTTATAAATACAATTTAGAAGGATTTGATAAACATTGGCTTACAGTTCCAGCAGAAATGCGTAAGGCCACTTTTACAAATCTTGATCCCGGAAATTACACCTTTCATGTAAAAGCTTTTAACGGAAACGATCCTATACCACTGGCAGAGTCGCACTTGAAAATTACCATTTTGCCTCCTTTCTGGCGAACCACATGGGCATATATGCTGTATGTTTTAGCAATTGGCTTTTCATTGCTATTTATTCGGAACAGAGGGATCAAAAAGTTAAGGCAGGAATTTGCCTTAGAGCAGGAAAGAGTTCAGGCCAGGCAATTACAGGAACAGGAAAGAATCCAAGCGTTGCAATTACGGCAGCAGGACCGTAAAGAAGCCGAAAGATTGCGTGAGCTGGATTTATTGAAAATAAAATTTTTAACAAACCTGAGTCATGAATTCAGGACGCCTATCTCATTGATTCTCGCTCCTGTTGATAAACTTTTAACGGAGACCAAAGAAACTGGACGTTATGGTCAGCTGGCCATGATTAAAAGGAATGGAAAACGTTTATTAAACCTGGTAAACCAGCTGCTCGATTTCCGTAAAATGGAAGAGCAGGAATTGCAACTACATAAGAGCGATGGCGAAATTGTATCCTTTATTAAAGATGCAACTGACTCATTTTATGATCTGGCAGAACGCAAGCAGATCAAGTTTGCCTTTAAAAGTGCTGTTGAAAATCTATATGTATCGTTTGATCACGATAAGATTGAGCGGATATTGTTCAATTTACTTTCAAACGCATTTAAATTTACACCATCGGCAGGAACCATAAGTGTTGAATTACAAAAGCTGCCACAAGAGGCAGAAGATGGCTGGGTTTCATTGGAGATAAAAGTGATAGATTCAGGAATCGGTATCCCAAAAGATAGGCAGGAAATGATCTTTGAACGGTTTTTTCAAAATGAAACATCCTCATCCATCCTTAACCAAGGATCAGGAATTGGCTTGTCCATCACCAAAGAGTTTGTGAAAATGCACGGAGGTGAAATATTGGTAGAAAGTGAACCAGGTTTAGAAACTTGTTTTACTGTGCGCTTAAAACTAGCTTCCGGTTCAATTTCGGTGCAGGAGCAAAATGATGTTAAAAATGCTGAATTGCCTTATGCAGAATCAAATGAAACCATTAAAAGCATACCGCTTACAAAAAGTAATGAACATGTTTATGATGGCTTAATAACCACTGAAAAACAATTATGTTCCAATGAAAAAAAGGATGAAAATGAGTCTTCTGAGATAGATACCCGCACAACAAATGTGCCTCTTGTTCTGTTAATTGAAGATAATGAAGATTTTAGGTTTTATCTTAAAGATAACTTAAGATCTTTTTATAAGATAGTAGAGGCCCCGAATGGTAAGGAAGGCTGGCAAAAGGCCCTTGCATTGCATCCTCACCTTATTGTTTCAGATATAAATATGCCTGAAATGAACGGCACTGAATTATGTAAAAAACTGAAAGGGGATGACAGGACCAAACATATCCCAATCATCTTATTAACGGCTTTAACTGCTGAAGAAGAGCAGCTTAAAGGCTTAGAAACAGGCGCAAATGATTACATGACCAAGCCCTTTAATTTTGAAATCTTACATTCAAAAATAAAGAACCTGCTCACGCTTCATCAAACGTTTAAGAAAACTTATTCCAGACAGGTCAGTATTCAGGCGCCAGAAATAGAAATCGAATCTACCGATGTTAAATTCCTTAACGAAGTATTGCCTTATATTGATGCAAATCTTGATAAGCCTGAGTTGTCTGTTGAGGATTTAAGTAAGCATATGAGGATGAGCAGAGTATCTTTGTACCGAAAGTGTTTGCAGGTAATGGGTAAAACGCCTGTTGATTTTATCCGGTCTGTTAAGCTGGAGAGAGCAGCCGTATTATTAGAGAAAAGCGATAAAACAGTTTCAGAGATCTGTTATATGGTAGGTTTTAGTGCCCCTAATTATTTTGCTAAGTCGTTTAAAGCAAAATATAATGTAGCACCTTCCGAATATATGGCAGAAAAAAGGAAGGCCAATAAAGATAAAGACCTTTAA
- a CDS encoding AraC-like DNA-binding protein (product_source=COG2207; cath_funfam=1.10.10.60,3.30.70.980; cog=COG2207; pfam=PF12833; smart=SM00342; superfamily=46689,51182), with the protein MKAAVQKSTIPETQMFIIKKLEDKHFDPVWHSHCEYQLFVVLEGTGTRFIGDSIKSFEPGDLVFTGANLPHLWRSDEAYFKKDSHLSVHGIVIYLHENFMGEQMMQKEEMLLIKKLLKKSARGLEFYGECKDLVTGMMKALTLMSGLESLIQLLKILQVLANSKTYHYVSHTEYSDPVNENETDRMNKVYEYALANFRSRISLPELAEILCMTSSSFSRYFTARNNRTFSKFIIELRIKHACKLLTETNMPVSLISYESGFNTLSNFNKQFKEIMNKNPLEYKIQFSSI; encoded by the coding sequence ATGAAAGCAGCAGTTCAAAAATCTACGATCCCCGAAACACAAATGTTTATCATCAAAAAACTGGAGGACAAACATTTCGATCCGGTTTGGCATTCGCATTGCGAATACCAGTTATTTGTGGTGTTAGAAGGCACAGGAACGAGATTTATCGGCGATAGTATTAAATCATTCGAGCCTGGCGACCTGGTATTCACAGGTGCCAACCTGCCACATCTTTGGCGAAGTGATGAGGCTTATTTCAAAAAGGATAGTCATTTGAGCGTCCATGGGATTGTCATCTACCTACATGAAAACTTTATGGGTGAACAGATGATGCAAAAGGAAGAAATGCTGCTGATCAAAAAGCTATTAAAAAAATCGGCCAGAGGATTGGAGTTCTACGGGGAGTGCAAAGATCTCGTTACTGGTATGATGAAAGCGCTCACACTAATGAGTGGATTAGAGAGCTTAATCCAACTGCTCAAAATCCTTCAGGTATTAGCAAATTCGAAAACCTATCATTACGTCTCACATACAGAATATAGTGATCCTGTTAATGAGAATGAGACCGACCGCATGAACAAAGTTTACGAATATGCACTCGCAAACTTTCGGAGCAGGATTTCCTTGCCCGAACTGGCAGAAATATTGTGCATGACTTCATCCTCGTTCAGCAGATATTTTACAGCGAGGAATAACAGGACATTTTCCAAGTTTATTATAGAGTTACGCATCAAACATGCCTGTAAACTATTGACAGAGACCAATATGCCTGTATCTTTAATCTCCTATGAAAGTGGATTTAATACCTTATCCAATTTCAACAAGCAGTTTAAGGAAATTATGAACAAAAACCCGTTGGAATATAAAATACAGTTCTCAAGTATTTAA
- a CDS encoding hypothetical protein (product_source=Hypo-rule applied; superfamily=49899), with protein MATHSKFYLRPTNGRANDQLRRNHASQYISIPGYPWEKLRKETPGQYEAYVDVLPAEWIKIKIVVKDETARLYVNGAAQPTLIVNDLKQGKDIRGSIGLWIGPGTLGHFTDVKVTKED; from the coding sequence ATGGCAACGCATTCAAAATTTTATTTACGTCCTACCAATGGTCGGGCAAATGATCAATTGCGCAGAAACCACGCTAGCCAGTATATTTCTATTCCGGGATATCCCTGGGAAAAATTAAGAAAGGAAACCCCAGGGCAATATGAAGCGTATGTAGATGTATTGCCTGCGGAGTGGATCAAAATAAAAATTGTAGTAAAGGATGAAACTGCCAGGCTGTATGTTAACGGTGCTGCTCAGCCTACTTTGATTGTAAATGACTTAAAGCAGGGTAAAGATATTCGGGGGAGTATTGGGTTATGGATCGGCCCCGGAACATTAGGCCACTTTACTGATGTTAAAGTAACTAAAGAAGATTGA
- a CDS encoding hypothetical protein (product_source=Hypo-rule applied), which yields MYRKEKSCGKLWEFRGTLKPVKLPVGDRFYVKDLMAAYLESKQNGRI from the coding sequence TTGTATCGGAAAGAAAAAAGCTGCGGAAAATTATGGGAATTTCGTGGCACGTTAAAGCCTGTAAAACTACCTGTTGGCGATCGTTTTTACGTGAAAGATTTAATGGCTGCCTACCTGGAGAGCAAGCAAAATGGCCGTATTTAA
- a CDS encoding hypothetical protein (product_source=Hypo-rule applied; cath_funfam=3.40.50.300), giving the protein MYHKGDFTSELSYCSMDSYGAPTDENQEKSSKHLKEYLQVLRQATIDRIME; this is encoded by the coding sequence ATGTATCATAAAGGCGATTTCACCTCAGAGCTGTCATATTGTTCAATGGACTCCTACGGAGCGCCTACCGATGAAAATCAGGAGAAGTCGTCGAAACACCTTAAAGAATATTTACAGGTCCTTCGACAGGCTACCATTGACAGAATCATGGAATGA